The window CAGTGCCAGAGGAAAACGTATCCACACCCGTGCCATTCACAGCATCGACACGGACATTAAGCTCAATCGCGCATTGTGGGTGATGGCAGAAACACTGCTGAAGAGTATGCGCTGATGCCTTTTCCCTGAAAGCGCAGTTCTGACTCATGTCCGTCCTTGCCCCGCGACTTCTTCCATTCATTTACTTTTTATAAGGAATAATCTCATGACAACCGTTTCGCATAATTCCACCACACCTTCTGTTTCCGTAACCGCTGTATCAGAGAATAACCCGCCTCAACTGGTTGCCACCCTCGTCCCTGATGAACAGCGCATCAGCTTCTGGCCGCAGCATTTTGGCCTCATTCCACAGTGGGTGACCCTGGAGCCCCGTGTCTTCGGCTGGATGGACCGTCTGTGCGAAGACTACTGCGGTGGTATCTGGAATCTGTACACCCTGAACAACGGCGGGGCATTTATGGCGCCCGAACCGGATGACGATGATG is drawn from Citrobacter rodentium NBRC 105723 = DSM 16636 and contains these coding sequences:
- a CDS encoding antirestriction protein — translated: MTTVSHNSTTPSVSVTAVSENNPPQLVATLVPDEQRISFWPQHFGLIPQWVTLEPRVFGWMDRLCEDYCGGIWNLYTLNNGGAFMAPEPDDDDDETWVLFNAMNGNRAEMSPEAAGIAACLMTYIHHACRTECYAMTVHYYRLRDYALQHPECSAIMRIID